The following DNA comes from Hevea brasiliensis isolate MT/VB/25A 57/8 unplaced genomic scaffold, ASM3005281v1 Scaf125, whole genome shotgun sequence.
GTCTTTAAAACGCGCAGCGTACGAAGACCAATGCTTTTTCATGATAGAAACTTAGCTTTCACCGATTGGTCTACCTTAGGAAGAATTGGCTTCAAGTCCACGCAAAGAACTTGGAGGTAACTCGTTACCAGGCCAACGCCTCCTCATAATGTAAACTAACTTTCACCGATTGGTGTACCTTTGGAAGAATTAGCTTCGAGTCTACGCAAAGACCTACTTGGAGGTAAACCCTTACCAGGCAATCGCTTAAGCCATTTACACATCAATTCACTTGTAAGTTTATCATCTGGCCAGACTACAGGGTTCTAGTTTAATTTTTGCATTATAATTATTTTCTTGACGTGACCGACCTTTGAGATCCAAAACCCATGAATCCGTACTCAAAATTTCATGATTGTACAATAGAAAGGCAACCCATGAATGCCCCAACGGGATTGCTCTTAAACCGAAAAGTTTAATTGGTTGAACACATGCTTTATTCTTTCAAGGGAAGAAACAATGATAACGTCAACAAATTGCAATGGTTGGCTCACCTCCATCCATCCTCACCCATAAAAGGAATAGCTCTAAGCATCAAGACTTGAGGAATTGGTTTTCAGCTCCCCCTCATAACTTCCCACACCAGACAAAAGAAAAGGCCTGAATAGGCACAATGAGCAATAATTCCTTTCACATTGTTCACCTAGGATAAAACCTGCAGCAGTAACACAATTTGGAACTTATCTTTCAATAATTCCAAAAACAATTTGTTGATAACTCCAAATTAGACCCCTAGATTTCCCTGAACTAAGCTTAGAGAAGGGTTTAACAAAAGCTTAAGGCACAATCAAGGGGATATGCATCTCCATCTCATAAAGCGCAACAAGACTAAAAGTGATCCCCTGATTAAAGCAAGACCCAGAGTTCCAGCCTCAATTGAAGGGTCCTAGGGCACTAGACACATATCTCACCGTGCTTTTGCACCTACGTAAACAATTTGTGGACTTTTGACTACCCTGCGAAAGCTAACCAAAGATATAATGCACACAAATTTGGTATCTCAGCATCAATTCATCTACGACTATAATACATGGATCTATTTTTTCTTTACAAGTAAGGGAGAAATGAAAATGAGAGTTAATAGTGAGAAGATTTGGCAAAGAAACTTTTCCAACCTCACCAAAATATAATCTTCAATTGCAGTTGAACTAAGAAGTCAAACCCTCAATGCCACCTGATCCTGCCATGAAATCTTCCTCTTACCTGCCCGACCTGATCCATTTCCAGCACTCCTACAAGCTGATAACTTCATATCACTGTGGTGTTCATCACTCCCACCCCTTATTAATGATATCTTTGGCTCATCTATTCTCATCACCTCTCCATTGGCCTGTAATTCTTCCTCCTCCCTCTGCAACAAATTACAATCATAAAATTAGTTCGTGACAAAAGGAATGCAAGAATTCATAGCTCATGTCATTAACAACAGTTGCCAATTAATTACCGAAATCTGGTTCAGATCAAAAATTGGAGCATTGTTTCTAGCAGCAGCTTCTTTTCCACTGTAAATTCTTTCCTTTAAATTCAGTTCTAGATTTGTTGCTGAATTTCGCAATGCAGCCTCCTTCCCAATATAAGTCTTCTGCTTCTGGCTCAAGTCGAATACTGGACCAGCAGTTTGCAAAGCAGCTTCTCTTTCACTATAAACCTTCTTACCCTTTCTGTTTAAATCAAATTGTGGAGCTTGGCACTGCACAGCGGCATCATTCCCAGTGTAattcctttctttccttacagTTCTATTAACATTTATTAAGTTCTGTTTCTTTATGTACTTTGGTGCAGGAGCAGGGTTTTGAGACTGGTTTTGCATCAAGAACTTGTACCGTTGCCTCAGAAACCTACAATTCAAAATACAAACATTTACCCATATTTCAACGTCATAATATATCTGATCCCAACTCGAATGCAAATCCATGAAATATATGAAGGGCACAATATTATATCCAACCCTACTCGTTTAAATAAGAGGAATACCTGACTTCAGACAATAGGGTCAATCTTTTCTGTTTCATCATCTCCAATTTCCTTTTCTGAGATTCTGTTTCCTGACAAATGTTTAAAGCCATAAGTCCATATGCAACTAGCTGAAGCTATTGAATTTGAAACCTCACAAGAACTGTTAAGGCTTAAAAAACCTAACAAATACAccttcaaaaaattttaaaaccatTAGGATAAAAATCTATGCTCCAGCACGGCCACAAAAGGTTTTTCTGTCAAGTTCCTAGTTCAACCTACTTACAGGACTTCATAAACCATATCAATCCACATGAATTTGCACAAGACTTTAAGTAACACGTGCAAAATGCAAACAAATAACATCAAAGAGATCAATAACTAAGAAGTCATATGTTAAAACCCATGAAAAAGTCTCTAATAGACAAGAATAACAGGCAGAACCGAAAGGATTTTTCTATGAAATTCTTAACAAGGAGCCAGAAAACGGCCAATTTCCAACCAAACCCACAGTAGATAAAGGTGAAAGCAAGTTCTCAGAAACCGAATAAATCAACAGAGACGAACATAATCACAAACAGGCATAAACAAAATCACAGATAAAAGACACAAGTCCTAGATAAACCTATGAAAAGTTGCTAAAAAGAAGACTACTGATCCCTTTGGATGTTGATCAAGGACAGGAAACAACAAAGAACACGCAAAGACTCCAGAAACCCAAAACTTCTCCCTCCTAAAACTTTTAATGATTTTCATTTTTCTTCCCTTTCTACCCAGTTCTTCTCTACAACCAAAGAAAGGACATGACGCTGGGCGGAAAAGTTATTCAAACTAGCTAAGGCAAGATGTACACAATTTTGAAAACGGCGAAATCAaagatcaaaaggtaatttgccttcttatttttaattttcccaGAAACCAAATAAGCATAGGAAAACGCAACATATAAAAAACCTGCAAAACTATGAACAAAACCCACAAAAGGAAATCTAACAAACACCagatctaatttaaaaaaaataaaaaagaaaccaCATATCTTTGGAAACCCAAAGCAAGCTATTACCCTGTACAACTCCTCATAATCCTGCATAAGACTTTGATGCTTGAGCCTGGTCCTCTGAACCTCATATAAGATTGCATATGGAGAAGACTCCATAGCAGCAGCAACCCCCTTCATTCTCTTCATCATCAGATCGAATAcgatattaaaaaaaagaaaaaaaaaactacccACAAGGCAAAACGGGGAGCTGTATTTGGGAAAGGAGAGAAATAGAGAAAAAGGGGGAGAGAAATAGAGAAAGGAAGAGAGTTCAGTGAGAaagaagatagagaaagagaTGGGAAAGAAATAATAAAGGGAAGGGAAAGAAGAGgtcagagagagacagagagagaaacAAGAAAGAGAGAGATGGGAAGGTTCTCGCTTTCCTGTTTTCTCTGTGAAACTCTGACCGAGACAAAGAAAACCCAAAGAAGCCCACATAATTCGGTGAAAAAAATGTTTCTTTTGAGAGTTGAGACAGTGATGAAGATGGGATTTTTTGGGGGGTTGCAGAAGGGTAGTTCTGGCATACTTCATTTTATTTGTTGTGGGAGAGAGTGGTTTGTGAGGTGGGTTTGGTTGGAGGACAACATTTGAAGACATCTACtatctcctctcttcttttcctttttgtttttcttcaCACATAAATTTTGGTCCAGCTGGGCCATTGAGGAGAGAGACACAGGCAGACTTGGTGGTGTGGACTCTTCTTAATTTTTGAGGGAAGGAGGGTGCGTGGAGTTTCcatgtttcttctttctttgttaTGTAGGTTCTGCGTAGAGagacaaagaaagaaagaaagaacgtGCCATCTTTCTAGAGAGAGAAAATAACGAGGGTGAGATCAATGAGAATGGGTTGTGGTTGGATTGGTTGAAAAAGCAAAGCAAAGCAAAGCAAAGAGATAAATGGGATGATGCTGTTTTCTGATGTGTTGTTGTTGCAGTTGTTGCTAGTTACTTATTTTTAGGCTTTGGATTGCGGTGATGCTCTCTTTCAATGTGTGCGTGTAAGAGAGATGCTTTTCATTTTCCATATTATGATACACCTGGTCTATTCCATGTTCACTTACTCTTATACCCTTCTCTCTCCACCTTTCTTTGCTCCCAAGGATGCACCCTTTCtctctcctttttctttcttctcactCAGCCTGCCAAAATCTGGCCATTAAAAAGTAAGGAATAAAACTCAATTTTGGCTTCTAGACGGCGACAAATGCGCCACAGATCTTCAAGCCATGGATACATATCAAGTGTTTGGCAAGTTCAGACGGCCACCATCATCATATTTTTACGTTTGGGGGCAAACTGGTAAATTCAGCAAAAACCCTCCCTTTATTTTCCGTTCTATATCTCAATCAACTGATCCACGCCTACCTTGTGGAATATGTCTTACAGGTCCCTACCACCCTAGCCGGTAGGCAGTAGCCACCAAAATTGACAGAAAAACTACATGGCCTTTGTAAATGCTGATGTTTATGGAGAGCCTACCCAAAGAAAGCTGAAATGCTACCAACTAAAGAGGCTCCTTACTTAAATTAGATCAAAAATCACATTTTTTCACAATATTAGTGGCACCAATAGGAGGAGtagaaggaggaggaggagggaaAAAATAAACAGGACAGACAGTGAAAACCATCCATGAACAGAATAAATTTACCTGCTAGGGAAGGTTGATTAAAGAAAATGAAGGggaaaaaagaatgggttccggTTCTCTCTTGAAGATGGGCTCCCTCTGTCACAATTTTGTAGGTGTTCTCTTTTCATTTTGACTGTATTCTCCTTATAAAGAGAAGCAGTTTGTTTTGGCATCATTATCGTTTAGGAAGAGaggggagaaagagagaggagattgACATTGTATTCAGGcgcttgaaattatttttttaataaaaaaaataattttaaatattattaaaaaaataatttataaaaaattattttaatatttttataattaaaatttattaaatttaattttaaattattttttaatattctctaaataatatctttaaaaaaataatttttcaacagtcgttcttgcttttttttttttttcttctgttCTGATGAGTGACTTACGCTCTTTGCCTGTATATTATCCCCTTAAAATAATTAGTATAGTATAATATAATGTCATTAACATCGACAAATGATAGCGatatatttctcttttaattagttAGGCATAAATCCTAAATTAACCACTAAACAAACTAATCTGTACCATAATATTCATGATCCAAATATTTAATTGGTGTTTAGCTAAATTCATCAAATCTTAACTATCCATCTatcaataattttataataatttatatctaTAATTCTATAAATAAATATAAGAACAAGGGATCAACttttaaataacaaaaatatttttaattttttttattacttataattaaaagtttgaatattataaaaaataattaatattataaatttttgtcATCatagatatatttttaaaatggcTACTTCTATTTCACTCATAGTTTTCATTACAATTGGTTGCGGTCCACATTTTCTCAATATATAATTTTCCTATTTCATTTGCAATTCTAAATACAATTTACTATGCTAAATGTTTCTCATCACTGCTTCTACAAATTCTTTTCtatttcaatacttaatttaactaattctattttatttggattacatttatttattttaattgatatcAACTAATCGATAACCTATCTTTATAAACTTAcattatttatgaaaaaaattaattaatataaattaaaattttattataaatccaatttttaaaatacacacataataattattattaaaaaaaacatataaattttgaaaattgcacAAGGATAATAGTCCTACTTCCTAGCCAGATTCATATTTATCCACATTAACAATtcatttaaaaaatcaaattgaagcctaagtattcttaaaaaaaaaaaaactattttaaaaTACTATTTTAATTTGAATCTAATTATTAACTTAAATTTTGTTCTATAATATCATataataggattttttttttcaatagtttatttttaaaaaattgatgaATGACAACAGGGCGGATCGGGGCGGGATCGCTCTTCCTGTCCCGACCTACAGAATTCAGGGTCATAGCGGAGTAGGGAGGGTTTCTCGTGGGaagctttctttttattttttttatttatttattaaaaaataaaatataattagaaataaaagttttaaacataattttaataacatatttatatattttttaataaaaaataataatatattattgtaCGGACAAGTTATGAGAATTTGAAATGGGATCGAAAAAAAATTGATCGAAATCAGGACGGGTTGGATCGGCTCCAAACTTTTATCATCCCCATTTATATTGCTAAAAAATGATGCAATGcactataaattaaaattaatagagATGATTTAAGtttaagaatattaaaaaataatgaaatctaTAATATAGTATgagattttatttaaattaaaatattaaacagTTGTTTTTATAGAAGTGTCATCttagaaaaataaatatatttacactTTTTATATGACTTTATTTTAGAGATGACAACTAGTAGAGTACTCATGAAAATCATCATATCTGAATCTGAACctgattaatattattaaaatccgAACTCGTCTCAaagctaattaaaatttattttcaactgCCTAAACTCGTCCCAAACCCAATTATTGTTACTTGAAAAAAacatgaattcatttaattttatatattttaattaatatttgtataaaaaattattttgattaatattttata
Coding sequences within:
- the LOC110650244 gene encoding uncharacterized protein LOC110650244: MSSNVVLQPNPPHKPLSPTTNKMKYARTTLLQPPKKSHLHHCLNSQKKHFFHRIMWASLGFLCLGQSFTEKTGKREPSHLSLSCFSLCLSLTSSFPSLYYFFPISFSIFFLTELSSFLYFSPPFSLFLSFPKYSSPFCLVGSFFFLFFNIVFDLMMKRMKGVAAAMESSPYAILYEVQRTRLKHQSLMQDYEELYRETESQKRKLEMMKQKRLTLLSEVRFLRQRYKFLMQNQSQNPAPAPKYIKKQNLINVNRTVRKERNYTGNDAAVQCQAPQFDLNRKGKKVYSEREAALQTAGPVFDLSQKQKTYIGKEAALRNSATNLELNLKERIYSGKEAAARNNAPIFDLNQISREEEELQANGEVMRIDEPKISLIRGGSDEHHSDMKLSACRSAGNGSGRAGKRKISWQDQVALRV